Within the Staphylococcus warneri genome, the region TCGTTGTCTTTTGACCTGCTAGTGATAACAGTGTTTTGACAGTTGTAGCATCTAACACGATAAAATTATGAATGATTAACAATATGAAAAATATAAGTGAACTGATAGCTATTACATTACCTGTAACGACTTCTCTTTTTGTTGTTTCAGCCATTGTCGTTCTCCTTTTATAATTGAATACTTACATTATTATACCAGTTTGTATATATAAGTTAAATCATACTTATTGATATACATTTTATTGATTAGACACAATAGCATGAACATATAAAAAACCCGTTACAGCCTCAACTCTGTAACGGGTTATATTTCTAGGATGCACATCCTAGACTTTTAGCGTGAACTCAATAATTTTAAAGATAAAACAAAACTTATTTGTCTAAATTGTAGAATGATTTAATACCATCAAATTTAGCAGTTTCGTATAATTCATCTTCAATACGTAATAATTGATTGTATTTAGCAATACGGTCAGTTCTTGATAATGAACCAGTTTTGATTTGACCAGCGTTTGTAGCAACAGCGATATCAGAAATTGTTGTATCTTCTGTTTCACCTGAACGGTGAGAAACTACTGCTGTGTAACCAGCTTTTTGAGCCATTTCGATTGCATCGAATGTTTCAGTTAAAGTACCGATTTGGTTAACTTTGATTAAGATTGAGTTACCAATACCTTGTTCGATACCTTTAGATAAGATTTCAGTGTTAGTTACGAATAAATCGTCACCAACTAATTGTACTTTATCACCGATACGTTCTGTAAGTTGTTTCCAACCTTCCCAGTCGTTTTCGTCCATACCGTCTTCAATAGTGATGATTGGGTATTTGTTAATTAATTGTTCTAAGTAGTCAACTTGTTCAGCTGCGCTACGTTTAGCACCATGTTCACCTTCGAATTTAGTGTAGTCATAAACACCATTTTCGTAGAATTCTGATGAAGCACAGTCAAATCCTAAGAATACTTCTTCACCTGGTTTGTAACCAGCAGCTTCGATAGCTTGGATAATTGTTTCTACAGCATCTTCTGTACCTTCAAATTTAGGAGCGAAACCACCTTCGTCACCTACTGCAGTTTCTAATCCACGTTTACTTAAAATTGATTTTAAGTTATGGAAGATTTCAGCGCCCCAACGTAATGATTCTTTGAATGATTCAGCACCTACTGGTAAAATCATGAACTCTTGGAATGCGATTGGCGCATCTGAGTGAGAACCACCGTTAACGATGTTCATCATTGGAACTGGTAATTGTTTACCGTTAAATCCACCTAAGTATTTGTATAAAGGTTGACCTAATAAGTCAGCTGCTGCTCTAGCTACGGCAATTGATACACCTAAAATAGCGTTAGCACCTAATTTACCTTTATTTGAAGTACCGTCTAATTGAATCATCATTTTGTCGATAGATACTTGATCTAATACTGAGAATTCACCTTCAACGA harbors:
- the eno gene encoding surface-displayed alpha-enolase; translation: MPIITDVYAREVLDSRGNPTVEVEVLTESGAFGRALVPSGASTGEHEAVELRDGDKSRYLGKGVTKAVENVNEIIAPEIVEGEFSVLDQVSIDKMMIQLDGTSNKGKLGANAILGVSIAVARAAADLLGQPLYKYLGGFNGKQLPVPMMNIVNGGSHSDAPIAFQEFMILPVGAESFKESLRWGAEIFHNLKSILSKRGLETAVGDEGGFAPKFEGTEDAVETIIQAIEAAGYKPGEEVFLGFDCASSEFYENGVYDYTKFEGEHGAKRSAAEQVDYLEQLINKYPIITIEDGMDENDWEGWKQLTERIGDKVQLVGDDLFVTNTEILSKGIEQGIGNSILIKVNQIGTLTETFDAIEMAQKAGYTAVVSHRSGETEDTTISDIAVATNAGQIKTGSLSRTDRIAKYNQLLRIEDELYETAKFDGIKSFYNLDK